The following coding sequences lie in one Prosthecobacter vanneervenii genomic window:
- a CDS encoding transglutaminaseTgpA domain-containing protein has translation MKVRVRWNRHTLALLAIVAGMWYAAEAQSNGAAHLIALLTGAISLLSWLHARANLRGLSLRLAGARPGVQEVGKRIPVELRATGAVSPCGLEIHAAGAATSVFVERVPAGGVVVVELPPPVNESGGGLRILVRSLYPLGLFSAELVVETAWVRRVHPRPAGDLPVPAPDTTQRGEAVAVSSARGQSAGGDDFAGLREWRAGDSPRHIDWRAAARGGPLMVKAWSSGVQGVVVMDWDALTLEDAARAAQLARWMEICEAEGSPYELRLPGRVIRAGHGPAHLRRCLDALATQPGADGGAAVVDEMQAADKTVSMAGMEQSTFLPKGPLLLMSLALLLAILPLRGYIGNGGLLVCALCMIWRGVLRMGVPHVIMRVGVIVAGVLAVFADYGEIGGMEPGIALLLVLAGAKMLESRSPREFQVLALIGWFMAFCTVLLENQLSRSIWVVMVLLIITACMVRFRRSAPGAREPLRLTGVLFAQALPLAVLLFFVFPRGLLDLGSALGRSRFGETGIDNELSPGNIAKVALSSKVAFRVRFPDGNVPSNELRYWRCLTLWHCEGLHWLRGDRLPYAPRLPRMKNSSDVRQVIDLEAHGKRWLPSLDLPVSARLRGEDLSPEFDQSIVSPFAVMNTERFSVLSSFEQQPVRDLLEVHREAALQLPRQISPELKRLTDYWESVTQNDEQIVQIALSYIKTMGFNYTLEPGEYTGPQAMEDFFLRRRVGFCEHFSASFATLMRMAGVPSRVVVGFLGGEYSDHNGGYLIVKQSDVHAWVEVWLEKYGWFRIDPTAALAPDRVNIDISALMAGGVEEAERQRGSIWQRLRLWWDSVNYDWQNQVIDYNQETQRSLLERLGLRQSKLVLLIPSAAFVLLAGALVTLWLRRPARHADPWMRLWQRACRRASRAGVPAWMPHEGPQTFARRVTETRPDLAPQFEPLATQYISGRYGASRDGLQSFKAAVKRFRPGKSAK, from the coding sequence ATGAAAGTGCGCGTGCGCTGGAACCGACACACGCTGGCGCTGCTGGCCATCGTGGCGGGCATGTGGTATGCGGCGGAGGCGCAGTCCAATGGGGCGGCGCACCTCATCGCGCTGCTGACGGGGGCGATCAGCCTGCTCTCCTGGCTGCATGCGCGGGCCAATCTGCGCGGGCTGAGCCTGCGGCTGGCCGGTGCCAGGCCCGGTGTGCAGGAGGTGGGGAAGCGCATTCCGGTGGAGCTGCGTGCCACGGGGGCCGTATCTCCGTGCGGACTGGAGATCCACGCGGCAGGGGCTGCGACGTCCGTTTTTGTGGAGCGTGTGCCTGCGGGTGGCGTGGTGGTCGTGGAGCTGCCGCCGCCTGTGAACGAGTCTGGTGGCGGACTGCGGATTTTGGTGCGCAGCCTGTATCCGCTGGGGCTTTTTTCGGCGGAGCTGGTGGTGGAGACGGCCTGGGTGCGGCGTGTGCATCCGCGGCCGGCGGGAGATCTGCCGGTGCCTGCTCCTGATACCACTCAGCGTGGGGAGGCCGTGGCGGTCTCGTCTGCGCGCGGACAGTCTGCAGGCGGAGATGATTTTGCGGGGCTGCGCGAGTGGCGTGCCGGGGACTCTCCGCGCCACATTGACTGGCGTGCCGCAGCGCGCGGCGGGCCGCTGATGGTGAAGGCCTGGAGCAGCGGAGTGCAGGGCGTGGTGGTGATGGACTGGGATGCCCTGACGCTGGAAGATGCCGCACGTGCCGCCCAGCTGGCGCGCTGGATGGAAATTTGTGAAGCGGAAGGCAGCCCCTATGAGCTGCGCCTGCCGGGGCGTGTGATCCGTGCCGGGCATGGGCCTGCACACCTGCGGCGCTGTCTGGACGCCCTGGCAACTCAGCCGGGTGCAGACGGTGGCGCTGCTGTGGTGGATGAAATGCAGGCGGCTGACAAGACGGTGAGCATGGCGGGCATGGAGCAGTCCACCTTTCTGCCCAAGGGGCCGCTGCTCTTGATGAGTCTGGCGCTGCTGCTGGCCATCCTGCCGCTGCGCGGTTACATCGGCAATGGCGGCCTGCTGGTGTGTGCGCTGTGCATGATCTGGCGCGGCGTGCTGCGCATGGGCGTGCCGCATGTGATCATGCGCGTGGGCGTGATCGTGGCCGGAGTGCTGGCGGTGTTTGCAGATTATGGAGAGATCGGCGGGATGGAGCCAGGCATCGCGCTGCTGCTGGTGCTGGCTGGTGCCAAGATGCTGGAAAGCCGCTCTCCGCGGGAGTTTCAGGTGCTGGCGCTCATCGGCTGGTTCATGGCCTTCTGCACCGTGCTGCTGGAGAATCAGCTCTCCCGCTCCATCTGGGTGGTGATGGTGCTGCTCATCATCACGGCATGCATGGTGCGCTTTCGCCGCAGCGCACCGGGGGCGCGCGAGCCGCTGCGCCTCACGGGTGTGCTCTTTGCGCAGGCGCTGCCGCTGGCTGTGCTGCTGTTCTTTGTCTTTCCACGTGGTCTGCTGGATCTGGGCTCGGCGCTGGGCCGCAGCCGCTTTGGGGAAACGGGCATCGACAACGAGCTGAGCCCAGGCAACATCGCCAAGGTGGCCCTGAGCTCCAAGGTGGCCTTCCGCGTACGGTTTCCAGATGGAAACGTGCCCTCCAATGAGTTGCGCTACTGGCGCTGCCTCACGCTCTGGCACTGCGAGGGGCTGCACTGGCTGCGTGGCGACCGCCTGCCCTATGCGCCACGGCTGCCGCGTATGAAGAACAGCAGCGACGTGCGTCAGGTCATCGATCTGGAGGCGCACGGCAAGCGCTGGCTGCCCTCACTGGACCTGCCCGTCTCAGCCAGGCTGCGTGGCGAGGATCTGTCGCCGGAGTTTGACCAGTCAATCGTCTCTCCCTTTGCCGTGATGAACACGGAGCGTTTCTCGGTGCTCTCGAGCTTTGAGCAGCAGCCTGTGCGTGACTTGCTGGAAGTCCACCGGGAGGCTGCACTGCAGCTGCCGCGCCAGATTTCACCCGAGCTCAAGCGGCTCACGGACTACTGGGAGTCCGTGACGCAGAACGACGAGCAGATCGTGCAGATCGCGCTGAGCTACATCAAAACCATGGGCTTTAACTACACGCTGGAGCCCGGCGAGTACACCGGACCACAGGCCATGGAAGATTTCTTTCTGCGCCGCCGCGTGGGCTTCTGCGAGCACTTCAGCGCCAGCTTTGCCACGCTGATGCGCATGGCGGGCGTTCCCTCGCGTGTGGTGGTGGGTTTTCTCGGCGGGGAATACTCGGACCACAACGGCGGCTACCTCATCGTGAAGCAGAGCGACGTGCATGCATGGGTGGAGGTGTGGCTGGAGAAGTACGGCTGGTTTCGCATTGATCCCACCGCCGCACTGGCACCCGACCGTGTGAACATTGACATCAGCGCCCTGATGGCCGGCGGTGTGGAGGAGGCGGAGCGGCAGCGGGGCTCCATCTGGCAGCGCCTCCGCCTGTGGTGGGACAGCGTGAACTACGACTGGCAGAACCAGGTGATCGACTACAACCAGGAAACCCAGCGCAGCCTGCTGGAGCGGCTGGGCCTGCGGCAGAGCAAGCTGGTGCTGCTGATCCCGAGCGCGGCCTTTGTGCTGCTGGCGGGCGCACTGGTGACGCTGTGGCTGCGCCGCCCGGCGCGGCATGCCGACCCCTGGATGCGCCTCTGGCAGCGCGCCTGCCGCCGCGCGAGCCGTGCCGGAGTGCCCGCCTGGATGCCGCACGAGGGCCCGCAGACCTTTGCCCGCAGAGTCACCGAAACACGCCCCGATCTGGCCCCGCAGTTTGAGCCCCTGGCCACCCAGTACATCTCCGGCCGCTACGGTGCCTCACGCGATGGACTGCAGTCCTTCAAAGCAGCGGTGAAGCGCTTCAGGCCGGGCAAGAGTGCGAAATGA
- a CDS encoding AAA family ATPase: MLPAATAVQAALQIESIITQVSQIILGKEHVVRLAVTCLLARGHLLFEDQPGVGKTMLSQALAQALGLGFRRVQFTSDLLPADILGASIYDRDTASFHFHRGPVFTQVLLADEINRATPKTQSALLEAMEEGKVTADGSTHPLPEPFFVIATQNPSSQIGTFLLPESQMDRFLMRLELGVPDRSAERALLEGQERRELLRALQPAMSVPELQQLQTWARAVYASPALLDYLQDLLAASRVQGHGLSPRGGLSLLAAARAWALLSGRAMVLPEDIQAVAVYVMGHRLEHAAEGMSGTALARQLIAETPVP; the protein is encoded by the coding sequence ATGCTGCCCGCCGCCACCGCCGTTCAGGCTGCTCTGCAAATCGAAAGCATCATCACCCAGGTCTCCCAGATCATTCTAGGAAAGGAGCATGTGGTGCGGCTGGCGGTGACCTGCCTGCTGGCGCGCGGGCATCTGCTGTTTGAGGACCAGCCGGGTGTGGGCAAGACGATGCTCTCCCAGGCACTGGCGCAGGCGCTCGGGCTGGGATTCCGCCGTGTGCAGTTCACCAGCGATCTGTTGCCCGCAGACATTCTCGGTGCGTCCATCTATGACCGTGACACGGCGTCGTTTCACTTTCATCGCGGGCCGGTTTTCACGCAGGTGCTGCTGGCGGATGAGATCAACCGCGCCACACCCAAGACCCAGTCCGCGCTGCTGGAGGCGATGGAGGAGGGGAAGGTGACGGCAGATGGCAGCACGCATCCGCTGCCGGAGCCGTTTTTCGTCATTGCCACGCAGAATCCGTCTTCGCAGATCGGCACCTTTTTGCTGCCGGAGTCACAGATGGACCGCTTTTTGATGCGTCTGGAGCTTGGGGTGCCGGACCGCAGCGCCGAGCGTGCGCTGCTGGAAGGGCAGGAGCGGCGCGAGCTGCTGCGTGCGCTGCAGCCTGCCATGTCCGTGCCGGAGCTGCAGCAGCTGCAGACCTGGGCGCGTGCGGTGTATGCCTCTCCGGCGCTGCTGGACTATCTGCAGGATCTGCTGGCTGCCAGCCGCGTGCAGGGGCATGGGCTTTCTCCGCGCGGCGGGCTCTCCCTGCTGGCTGCGGCGCGTGCATGGGCGCTGCTCAGCGGCCGGGCCATGGTGCTGCCGGAGGACATCCAGGCGGTGGCGGTTTATGTCATGGGGCATCGACTTGAACACGCAGCAGAAGGCATGAGCGGTACGGCGCTGGCACGTCAGCTCATCGCAGAAACTCCGGTGCCCTGA
- a CDS encoding glycine--tRNA ligase codes for MSTDAKNSIAQMEKIVSLCKRRGFIYQSSEIYGGCGGVWDYGPLGAELKRNLRTAWWNTMTREREDVLGLDASILMNPAIWKASGHVDTFADLMRECSLTNKRVRADHVEPQDGVVMKYSGATSPTGWRWDRTVSALLKNGEHIESFRKRIRALIAQNAGEAAGKPEEIELLNEEKIDAVNGSVDFHPETGGALGEARPFNLMLKTYLGPTATEADVTYLRPETAQAIFAQFKNVYDSSRVKVPFGIGQIGKAFRNEVTPKNFTFRSREFEQMELEFFIKPDEAVEIISGEVMAWSEGADLSEPKPNWGWQMWHRYWVDQRTKFYEGIGLGDVLEYYWQTPADLAHYARACVDILCEFPFGTEELEGIAARGDFDLSQHQKHSTKSLEVFDEELKTAAAKLTPEQKEALIQKKLQSLPQAMQIDTDVVTQWRTWFERLFKGNYVPHVIEPSAGLDRMALAVIAKAFSETEKVDEKGKKEVITVLRLHPRVAPVKVGVFPLLKNKPELVAKAREVYALLKKHMNCFYDETASIGRRYARQDEAGTPFGVTIDFETCGEKGPELADTVTLRHRDSGEQERVKISDLLGKLLPLVS; via the coding sequence ATGTCCACCGACGCCAAGAACTCTATCGCGCAAATGGAGAAGATCGTTTCCCTCTGCAAGCGCCGCGGCTTCATCTATCAAAGCAGCGAGATCTACGGCGGCTGCGGCGGCGTGTGGGACTACGGCCCCCTGGGTGCCGAGCTGAAGCGCAACCTGCGCACCGCTTGGTGGAACACCATGACCCGCGAGCGCGAGGATGTGTTGGGCCTGGATGCCAGCATCCTCATGAATCCCGCCATCTGGAAGGCCAGCGGCCATGTGGACACCTTTGCCGATCTCATGCGCGAGTGCTCGCTGACCAACAAGCGCGTGCGTGCCGACCATGTGGAGCCGCAGGACGGCGTGGTCATGAAGTACAGCGGTGCCACCTCACCCACCGGCTGGCGCTGGGACCGCACCGTCTCCGCCCTGCTGAAAAACGGCGAGCACATCGAGAGCTTCCGCAAGCGCATCCGCGCCCTCATCGCGCAGAACGCCGGTGAAGCCGCAGGCAAGCCCGAGGAGATCGAACTGCTCAATGAAGAGAAGATCGACGCCGTGAATGGCAGCGTGGACTTCCACCCCGAAACCGGCGGTGCTCTCGGTGAGGCCCGTCCCTTCAATCTCATGCTCAAGACCTACCTCGGCCCCACAGCCACCGAGGCGGACGTGACCTACCTGCGCCCTGAAACTGCGCAGGCCATCTTTGCGCAGTTCAAAAACGTGTATGACTCCAGCCGTGTGAAGGTGCCCTTCGGCATCGGCCAGATCGGCAAGGCCTTCCGAAATGAGGTGACGCCGAAGAACTTCACCTTCCGCAGCCGCGAGTTTGAGCAGATGGAGCTCGAATTCTTCATCAAGCCCGACGAAGCCGTGGAGATCATCTCCGGCGAAGTCATGGCCTGGAGCGAAGGCGCGGACCTCAGCGAGCCCAAGCCCAACTGGGGCTGGCAGATGTGGCACCGCTACTGGGTGGATCAGCGCACCAAGTTCTACGAAGGCATCGGCCTCGGTGACGTGCTGGAGTACTACTGGCAGACGCCCGCAGACCTGGCCCATTACGCCCGCGCCTGCGTGGACATTCTGTGCGAATTCCCCTTCGGCACCGAAGAACTCGAAGGCATCGCCGCCCGTGGTGACTTCGATCTCTCCCAGCACCAGAAGCACAGCACCAAGTCTCTCGAAGTCTTCGACGAAGAGCTCAAGACCGCCGCGGCCAAGCTCACGCCGGAGCAGAAGGAGGCTCTTATCCAGAAGAAGCTTCAGTCGCTTCCGCAGGCCATGCAAATCGACACAGACGTCGTGACTCAGTGGCGTACATGGTTCGAGCGCCTCTTCAAAGGCAACTACGTGCCCCACGTCATCGAGCCTTCCGCCGGTCTGGATCGCATGGCGCTGGCTGTCATCGCCAAGGCCTTCTCCGAAACCGAGAAGGTTGATGAGAAGGGCAAGAAGGAGGTCATCACCGTCCTGCGCCTGCATCCGCGCGTGGCTCCGGTGAAGGTAGGTGTCTTCCCGCTGCTGAAGAACAAGCCCGAGCTCGTGGCCAAGGCCCGTGAAGTCTATGCACTGCTCAAGAAGCACATGAACTGCTTCTACGACGAGACCGCCTCCATCGGTCGCCGTTACGCCCGTCAGGACGAAGCCGGCACTCCGTTTGGCGTGACGATCGACTTCGAAACCTGCGGCGAAAAAGGCCCCGAACTCGCCGACACCGTCACCCTGCGCCACCGCGACAGCGGCGAGCAGGAGCGTGTGAAGATCAGCGATCTCCTCGGCAAGCTGCTGCCGCTGGTGTCGTAA
- a CDS encoding LysR family transcriptional regulator, giving the protein MELRHLKYFQAVAEELSFSRAARRLRIAQPALSRAVQELERELGAQLIERERRSPRLTPAGNVLLHEIGLILERLDESLRRVHRTAKGEEGELRLGYIGPPTRPFLARLLKEYGRRYPRVTVILEERTPERVWEMVSKGRLSVGLTRPVLAHEALGLQTLLLREEKFCAAVPLDHPWAKLTSLPWKKLAGEPLIILARREGAGSHDAIQAACQASGFVPRVKHMPSLIGTVLQYVESGAGVGVVPESTANKNLALIPLKPQQTIPLVMVWAKEGEDPAVAAFRGLVREWLKDGKLWE; this is encoded by the coding sequence ATGGAACTGCGACATTTGAAATATTTCCAGGCCGTGGCGGAGGAGCTGAGCTTCTCCCGTGCGGCGCGACGTCTGCGCATCGCCCAGCCGGCACTGAGCCGCGCTGTGCAGGAACTGGAGCGTGAGCTGGGCGCACAGCTCATCGAGCGCGAGCGTCGCTCCCCGCGCCTGACTCCTGCGGGAAATGTGCTGCTGCATGAGATCGGGCTTATCCTGGAGCGGCTGGACGAGTCCCTGCGCCGTGTGCACCGCACCGCCAAAGGCGAGGAGGGTGAGCTAAGGCTGGGCTACATCGGCCCGCCCACCCGTCCGTTTCTCGCGCGTCTGCTCAAAGAATACGGCAGGCGTTATCCGCGCGTCACTGTCATCCTGGAAGAGCGCACTCCGGAGCGTGTGTGGGAGATGGTTTCCAAGGGGCGTCTCTCCGTGGGGCTGACACGTCCTGTGCTGGCGCATGAGGCTCTGGGATTGCAGACGCTGCTTCTTCGGGAGGAGAAATTTTGCGCCGCCGTGCCGCTGGATCATCCCTGGGCCAAGCTGACCTCGCTCCCCTGGAAGAAGCTGGCCGGAGAGCCGCTCATCATCCTGGCACGGCGTGAGGGCGCGGGCTCTCACGATGCCATTCAGGCTGCGTGCCAGGCGTCTGGTTTTGTGCCGCGTGTGAAGCACATGCCCAGCCTCATCGGCACGGTGCTGCAATACGTGGAATCGGGCGCCGGTGTGGGCGTGGTGCCGGAGAGCACGGCCAACAAAAACTTGGCGCTCATTCCGCTGAAACCCCAGCAGACCATTCCGCTGGTGATGGTGTGGGCCAAGGAAGGCGAGGACCCCGCCGTGGCGGCCTTTCGTGGACTGGTGCGCGAGTGGCTGAAGGATGGCAAGCTGTGGGAGTAG
- a CDS encoding cation:proton antiporter: MNNVSLAVQFFLQIAVILLACRVVGAIAARFGQPQVVAEMITGVLLGPSLFGMLAPEWQQWLFPWDKTQKLRDTSCYLFPASQLGLALYMFIVGMEFRMDIVSKRLKSSVAVSIAGMVTPFLLGAGLAWVLYHHTELFPKKTSLTEAMLFLGASMCITAFPMLARIIHFKGLAGTTMGTVAIGAGAIDDATAWILLAVVLASFENNIGHALYNIGGAAGFVTVALFIIRPLLARLSSLLIEKDKLSDAGLVIGLAMMSLGAWFTDMIGLHAVFGAFIMGAVMPRGIMVRDLCARIQPLAVALLLPLFFTYSGLNTKIGLLNTWYLWGMCLAVLAAAVLGKWLACTLAARATGISSREAMGIGILMNARGLMELIIINIGLQRGIISEGLFATLVIMAVVTTLMASPIFERLVGSGTYKPEPEPDGEPQLSM; this comes from the coding sequence ATGAACAACGTCTCCCTCGCCGTCCAGTTTTTCCTCCAGATCGCCGTCATCCTGCTCGCCTGCCGTGTGGTGGGTGCCATCGCGGCACGCTTTGGCCAGCCTCAGGTCGTGGCGGAGATGATCACCGGCGTGCTGCTGGGGCCCTCTCTCTTTGGCATGCTGGCCCCGGAGTGGCAGCAGTGGCTCTTTCCCTGGGACAAAACGCAGAAGCTCCGCGACACCTCCTGCTACCTCTTCCCCGCTTCGCAGCTCGGGCTGGCGCTGTACATGTTCATCGTCGGCATGGAGTTCCGGATGGACATCGTGAGCAAGCGCCTGAAAAGCAGCGTGGCCGTCTCCATTGCGGGCATGGTCACCCCTTTCCTGCTCGGTGCAGGCCTGGCCTGGGTGCTCTACCACCACACGGAACTCTTCCCCAAGAAGACCTCCCTCACCGAGGCCATGCTCTTCCTCGGGGCCTCCATGTGCATCACCGCCTTCCCCATGCTGGCGCGTATCATCCACTTTAAAGGACTGGCTGGCACCACCATGGGCACCGTGGCCATCGGTGCGGGTGCCATCGATGATGCCACCGCCTGGATCCTCCTGGCCGTGGTGCTCGCCAGCTTTGAGAACAACATCGGCCACGCTCTTTACAATATCGGCGGAGCGGCAGGCTTTGTCACCGTGGCGCTCTTCATCATCCGGCCGCTGCTGGCACGCCTCTCTTCCCTGCTCATTGAAAAAGACAAGCTCAGCGACGCCGGGCTCGTCATCGGTCTGGCCATGATGTCTCTCGGTGCGTGGTTCACGGACATGATCGGCCTGCACGCCGTCTTTGGTGCCTTCATCATGGGCGCAGTCATGCCTCGCGGCATCATGGTAAGGGATCTTTGCGCCCGCATCCAGCCTCTGGCCGTGGCGCTGCTGCTGCCGCTCTTCTTCACCTACTCCGGCCTCAACACCAAGATCGGCCTGCTCAACACCTGGTATCTCTGGGGCATGTGTCTGGCCGTACTGGCTGCTGCGGTACTGGGGAAATGGCTAGCCTGCACCCTGGCCGCACGCGCCACGGGCATCTCTAGCCGCGAGGCCATGGGCATCGGCATCCTGATGAATGCCCGCGGCCTGATGGAGCTGATCATCATCAACATCGGCCTGCAGCGCGGCATCATCTCGGAGGGGCTCTTTGCCACGCTCGTGATCATGGCCGTCGTCACCACTCTGATGGCCTCCCCTATCTTTGAGCGCCTCGTCGGATCCGGCACTTACAAGCCCGAGCCCGAACCGGACGGCGAGCCACAGCTGAGCATGTAG
- a CDS encoding cation:proton antiporter domain-containing protein has translation MKRSALFYLVTLSVIGAGILLVLHLGAGLPAPQGAVMAKAAAPHAGMAASRSAVAAVLSGLGANVNDPLSHLFVQLLVIIIASRLAGMLFVRCGQPAVVGEMAAGILLGPSLFGWLAPDAFQFVFPATSLGVLKLLSQIGVCLFMFVVGMEVDMGHVRKKAEAAVIVSHASIVLPYFLGVVLAYFLYTDLAQPGTSFMAFALFMGISMSITAFPVLARILQERGLSRTFLGSTAITCAAVDDVTAWSILAFVVAIARATSVGASALNLLLVLAFIAIMIKGVRLLLPRWIGRDGMESEAPSRGVLATVICVVVGAALATEVIGIHALFGAFLAGAIMPEAGGFRHKLSVRVENFSSVLLLPLFFAFTGLRTQIGLLNDVQGWALCLGIIAVATVGKLGGSAIAARWTGMSWSESLQLGALMNTRGLMELIALNIGYDLGILSPRIFAMLVIMALATTMLTGPLLTLFTRRQAELDGASAPASA, from the coding sequence ATGAAACGCAGCGCTCTGTTTTATCTCGTCACGCTTTCTGTCATCGGTGCCGGTATTCTGCTGGTGCTGCACCTCGGAGCAGGGCTGCCTGCGCCTCAAGGTGCAGTGATGGCCAAGGCTGCTGCGCCACATGCTGGCATGGCTGCTTCGCGTTCAGCGGTAGCCGCAGTGCTCTCGGGGCTGGGGGCGAATGTGAATGATCCGTTGAGCCATCTCTTTGTGCAGTTGCTCGTCATCATCATAGCCTCGCGGTTGGCGGGCATGCTGTTTGTGCGCTGCGGTCAGCCTGCGGTGGTGGGGGAGATGGCGGCGGGCATTTTGCTGGGGCCGTCTCTTTTTGGCTGGCTGGCGCCGGACGCGTTTCAGTTTGTGTTTCCCGCCACCTCTCTGGGCGTGCTCAAGCTGCTAAGCCAGATCGGCGTTTGTCTCTTCATGTTTGTGGTGGGCATGGAGGTGGACATGGGGCACGTGCGGAAAAAGGCGGAGGCCGCCGTGATCGTGAGTCACGCGAGCATTGTGCTGCCCTACTTTCTCGGCGTGGTGCTGGCGTATTTTCTCTATACGGATCTCGCGCAGCCAGGCACGAGCTTCATGGCCTTTGCGCTTTTCATGGGCATCTCCATGAGCATCACGGCCTTTCCGGTGCTGGCGCGCATTTTGCAGGAGCGCGGGCTGAGCCGCACCTTTCTCGGCAGCACTGCCATCACCTGCGCGGCGGTGGATGACGTCACGGCATGGAGCATCCTGGCCTTTGTGGTGGCCATAGCACGCGCCACCAGCGTGGGAGCCTCTGCGCTGAACCTTTTGCTCGTGCTGGCCTTCATCGCCATCATGATCAAGGGCGTGCGGCTGCTGCTGCCGCGTTGGATCGGCAGGGATGGAATGGAAAGCGAGGCACCCTCTCGCGGTGTGCTGGCCACGGTCATTTGTGTGGTGGTGGGCGCGGCGCTGGCCACGGAGGTCATTGGCATCCACGCGCTGTTTGGCGCATTCCTGGCGGGGGCCATCATGCCGGAGGCGGGCGGCTTCCGGCACAAGCTGAGCGTGCGGGTGGAAAATTTCAGCTCCGTGCTGCTGCTGCCGCTGTTCTTTGCCTTCACCGGGCTGCGCACGCAGATCGGTCTGCTCAATGATGTGCAGGGCTGGGCGCTGTGCCTGGGCATCATCGCCGTGGCCACGGTGGGCAAGCTGGGCGGCAGCGCCATCGCCGCGCGCTGGACGGGCATGAGCTGGAGCGAGTCCCTGCAGCTCGGCGCGCTGATGAACACACGCGGGCTCATGGAGCTGATCGCGCTGAACATCGGCTACGATCTCGGCATCCTTTCACCGCGCATCTTTGCCATGCTGGTGATCATGGCGCTGGCCACCACCATGCTCACGGGGCCGCTGCTCACGCTCTTCACCCGCCGGCAGGCGGAGCTGGATGGGGCTTCTGCACCCGCGTCTGCCTGA
- a CDS encoding NAD(P)/FAD-dependent oxidoreductase has product MNYDALIIGAGPAGSSAAAILAEYGHKVLILEREKFPRYHIGESLIPFTYGPLERLGMIPKMKKSHFVKKYSVAFVQPSGKASQPFYFFNRYDRESVAQTWQVLRSEFDQMLLDNAREKGAEVLEEMTVLELIKEDGRVAGARARDKDGNVSEYRAKITLDCTGKEAFTATRNGWRMRDPYLNKVAVWTYYKGSTREPGIDEGQTMVAYIPDKGWFWHIPQHDDMVSVGVVAEGKYLTRGGVKDPKEIFNREVEENQWIKDHLGTGVSNGEYRITSEYSHHARHCACPGLLLVGDSFAFLDPVFSSGVMLALKCGVLSGEAVHQGILEDDLSPARFTAYGETIRQGVENMRKLVYAFYNPDFSFREVIKRFPDAGGAITDCLSGDVNKDFSVLWSQIREFVPLPDDLPYGEPLLAA; this is encoded by the coding sequence ATGAACTACGACGCGCTTATCATCGGTGCCGGGCCTGCTGGGTCCAGCGCAGCCGCCATCCTGGCTGAATACGGCCACAAAGTGCTCATCCTCGAACGTGAAAAATTTCCGCGCTACCACATCGGCGAGTCGCTCATTCCCTTCACCTACGGGCCGCTGGAGCGGCTGGGCATGATCCCGAAGATGAAGAAGTCCCACTTTGTGAAGAAGTACAGCGTGGCCTTTGTGCAGCCGAGCGGCAAGGCCTCACAGCCCTTCTATTTCTTCAACCGCTATGACCGCGAAAGCGTGGCGCAGACGTGGCAGGTGCTGCGCTCGGAGTTTGACCAGATGCTGCTGGACAATGCGCGTGAAAAAGGCGCTGAGGTGCTGGAGGAGATGACGGTGCTGGAGCTGATCAAGGAAGACGGCCGCGTGGCTGGCGCACGTGCCAGGGACAAGGACGGCAACGTCTCCGAATACCGCGCCAAGATCACGCTGGACTGCACGGGCAAGGAGGCATTTACCGCCACGCGCAACGGCTGGCGCATGCGCGATCCCTACCTCAACAAGGTCGCCGTGTGGACGTACTACAAGGGCTCCACCCGCGAGCCCGGCATCGACGAAGGCCAGACGATGGTCGCTTACATTCCTGACAAAGGCTGGTTCTGGCACATCCCGCAGCACGATGACATGGTGAGCGTGGGCGTGGTGGCGGAGGGCAAGTATCTCACGCGTGGTGGTGTGAAGGACCCAAAGGAAATCTTCAACCGCGAGGTGGAGGAGAACCAGTGGATCAAAGACCACCTGGGCACGGGCGTTTCGAATGGTGAATACCGCATCACCAGCGAGTACTCGCACCATGCCCGGCATTGCGCCTGTCCGGGGCTGCTGCTGGTGGGGGACTCCTTTGCATTTCTCGATCCCGTCTTCAGCAGCGGCGTGATGCTGGCGCTGAAGTGCGGCGTGCTCTCCGGCGAGGCCGTGCACCAGGGCATCCTGGAAGACGATCTCTCCCCGGCGCGCTTCACCGCGTATGGCGAGACGATCCGCCAAGGCGTGGAAAACATGCGCAAGCTGGTCTATGCCTTCTACAATCCGGACTTCTCCTTCCGCGAAGTGATCAAGCGCTTCCCGGATGCCGGAGGTGCCATCACCGACTGCCTCTCCGGCGATGTGAACAAGGACTTCAGCGTGCTCTGGAGCCAGATTCGTGAGTTTGTGCCACTGCCTGACGACCTGCCCTACGGAGAGCCGCTGCTGGCGGCGTGA